The Lycium barbarum isolate Lr01 chromosome 12, ASM1917538v2, whole genome shotgun sequence genome includes a region encoding these proteins:
- the LOC132623656 gene encoding uncharacterized protein LOC132623656: MPLYDCMFLLKPHIKKEALMDLVTKVGKHVYRKNGVLTDLKSFGTVQLGYGIKKLDGRYYQGQLMQMTVMTPPNFNNELHYLNKEDRLLRWLLVKHRDIKFGLDFLGEDDDAKTELRKFRSNIYESEEEEEEDDDEYSVDDSERKSF, encoded by the exons ATGCCGCTTTATGATTGTATGTTTTTACTGAAACCGCACATAAAAAAGGAGGCGCTGATGGACCTTGTCACAAAGGTTGGGAAGCATGTTTATAGAAAAAATGGCGTGCTTACAGATTTAAAGTCATTTGGTACTGTTCAACTCGGTTATGGCATTAAAAAACTAGATGGCAGATACTATCAG GGTCAACTGATGCAAATGACAGTGATGACACCACCCAATTTTAACAATGAGCTGCATTACCTGAACAAAGAAGACCGCCTACTTCGATGGCTTTTGGTAAAGCATCGCGACATCAAATTTGGGTTGGACTTTTTGGGTGAAGATGATGATGCTAAGACTGAACTGAGAAAGTTCAGGAGCAACATCTATGAAagtgaggaagaagaggaagaagatgatgatgaatatagTGTCGATGATTCTGAGAGGAAGTCATTCTAG
- the LOC132622819 gene encoding kinesin-like protein KIN-7G yields MEGGDEVAKEAGGRGERILVSVRLRPLNDKEILRNDVSDWECINDTTIIYKNVNLSVSERSMYPSAYTFDRVFRTNCSTRQVYEEAAKDVALSVVSGFNSSVFAYGQTSSGKTFTMTGITEYAIADIYEYIQKHTERDFILKFSAMEIYNESVRDLLSTDSTPLRLLDDPERGTIVEKLTEETLRDWNHVSQLLSICEDQRQIGETALNETSSRSHQIMRLTIESSAREYLGRDNSSTLSATVNFVDLAGSERASQSLSAGTRLKEGCHINRSLLTLGTVIRKLSKGRNGHIPFRDSKLTRILQPSLGGNGRSAIICTMSPARSHVEQSRNTLLFASCAKEVTTTAQVNVVVSDKVLVKHLQRELARLESELRSPRTSLFPSDYEALLREKNKQIEQMEKEMKDLTMQRDIAQTQVRDMRQLLGDDTSLLMQVGLGNYPNLRVRRSPDYRSPMQVSILSDTPSIDADIRTCSDGHSRSSSEDQIIRVPEFEENFLHNSSSPRLLARSSNYSESDSCEGWDEIEKQSNGTSEDLFKEVHCIETEESSMKAKQKSNFPSPEESSRFTADITAENGEKSDKGTISPPEDDYGRLVPPSVKENGEFTLSPCKEDQEFVLLSSFEEERKSNEEPLSLPSKDSQTLESPKFTDNRESVPLPLKEEKESNCVHTFDARSPANLSSPCELLGDSPGSRSLKLCRSRSCKASLLDDLYSPCFKELNINENTPPPRLERNVNARPECWQIKISPQNFTSDVKDSQEKDSTFYGETDVKEVSKGEDTANENIKDVDDACDARTDETDELLYEKEVKECPEAELEHVKPSKCVRDVGLDPIEDDLKSLRSWPSEFKMLQKEIIELWNVCNISLVHRTYFFLLFQGDAKDAVYMEVEIRRLTFLNDIYSHGEKTVVNGRTLSLAQSMKDLRQERRMLRKQMSRKLTEEERESLYLKWGIRINSKLRRFQLAQRLWNKTNDMNHIADSAYLVAKLTGLMKPGQAPKEMFGLDFSPRPSRTYSFTRNLISSIL; encoded by the exons ATGGAGGGTGGTGATGAGGTAGCAAAGGAGGCTGGTGGCCGTGGAGAAAGAATTTTAGTGTCGGTGAGGTTGAGGCCTTTGAATGATAAAGAGATTTTAAGAAATGATGTTTCAGATTGGGAGTGTATTAATGACACTACTATTATTTACAAGAATGTTAATCTTTCTGTGTCTGAACGCTCTATGTATCCCTCTGCTTATACTTTTG ACAGGGTATTTAGGACTAATTGCTCAACAAGACAGGTGTATGAAGAAGCTGCTAAAGATGTTGCTCTTTCTGTTGTTAGTGGATTCAATT CAAGTGTATTTGCCTATGGACAAACGAGCAGTGGAAAGACATTTACGATGACTGGTATAACTGAATATGCCATAGCAGATATATACGAATACATTCAGAAG CACACAGAGAGAGACTTTATTTTGAAGTTCTCTGCTATGGAGATTTACAATGAATCTGTCAGAGATCTCCTTAGTACGGATAGCACTCCTCTTAGACTTCTAGATGACCCTGAG AGAGGGACAATTGTTGAGAAACTCACTGAGGAAACACTGAGGGACTGGAACCATGTGAGTCAGCTTCTTTCTATTTGCGAAG ATCAGAGACAGATAGGGGAGACTGCGCTCAATGAGACTAGCTCCAGATCTCACCAAATTATGAGACTG ACAATTGAAAGTTCTGCTCGGGAGTATTTAGGCAGGGATAACTCCAGTACTCTTTCAGCTACTGTG AATTTTGTCGATTTAGCTGGAAGTGAGCGTGCATCTCAGTCATTGTCAGCTGGCACAAGGCTGAAAGAGGGCTGTCACATAAATCGCAGTTTGCTGACTTTGGGCACTGTTATACGCAAGCTAAG CAAGGGTAGAAATGGTCACATCCCTTTCCGAGATTCAAAGCTAACTAGGATACTGCAACCATCATTGGGTGGCAATGGCAGAAGTGCTATCATATGTACAATGAGCCCTGCACGGAGTCATGTTGAGCAATCAAGGAATACTCTTCTGTTTGCAAGTTGTGCCAAGGAAGTAACTACTACTGCCCAAGTGAATGTTGTCGTGTCAGATAAAGTGTTAGTGAAGCATTTGCAGAGGGAGTTGGCGAGATTGGAGAGTGAGTTAAGGAGTCCTAGAACTTCTTTATTCCCTTCAGATTATGAAGCATTGCTGCGAGAGAAGAACAAGCAAATAGAACAG ATGGAGAAGGAGATGAAGGACTTAACTATGCAGCGTGACATTGCTCAGACTCAAGTTAGAGATATGAGACAACTGCTTGGAGACGACACAAGTTTATTGATGCAG GTTGGTTTAGGAAACTACCCAAATCTGCGTGTGCGGAGATCACCAGATTATCGAAGCCCAATGCAAGTGTCCATCTTGTCAGATACTCCATCTATAGATGCTGATATTAGAACATGTTCAGATGGACATAGCAGGAGTAGTTCTGAGGACCAAATTATACGCGTGCCAGAGTTTGAAGAAAACTTTCTGCATAACAGTTCATCTCCGAGGTTGTTAGCCCGCAGTTCAAATTATAGTGAAAGTGATTCATGTGAAGGATGGGATGAGATTGAAAAACAAAGTAATGGAACTTCAGAAGACCTATTCAAGGAAGTTCATTGCATTGAAACCGAGGAATCAAGTATGAAGGCGAAACAAAAATCCAATTTTCCATCTCCTGAAGAAAGCAGTAGATTTACTGCTGACATTACAgcagaaaatggagaaaaatctGATAAGGGAACAATATCACCTCCAGAGGACGACTATGGACGATTAGTACCGCCTTCAGTCAAGGAAAATGGAGAATTCACATTGTCGCCCTGTAAAGAAGACCAAGAATTTGTGTTGTTATCATCTTTTGAGGAAGAAAGGAAATCTAATGAAGAACCATTATCACTTCCCTCAAAGGATTCCCAAACCCTTGAATCACCAAAGTTCACAGACAATAGAGAGTCAGTACCATTGCCACTGAAGGAAGAGAAAGAGTCGAATTGTGTGCACACATTTGACGCTCGGTCTCCAGCAAATTTATCTTCACCATGTGAGCTCCTTGGCGATTCACCAGGCTCAAGAAGCTTGAAATTGTGTAGAAGTAGAAGCTGTAAAGCTAGCCTATTGGATGATCTATATTCTCCATGTTTTAAGGAACTCAACATAAATGAAAATACTCCACCACCTCGGTTAGAAAGAAATGTCAATGCAAGACCAGAGTGTTGGCAAATCAAAATTTCTCCCCAGAACTTTACCTCTGATGTCAAGGACTCTCAAGAGAAAGATTCCACCTTTTATGGCGAGACTGATGTCAAAGAAGTGTCAAAAGGGGAAGATACAGCTAATGAGAACATCAAGGATGTAGATGATGCATGTGATGCAAGGACGGATGAAACGGATGAGCTTCTATATGAAAAGGAGGTCAAAGAGTGTCCT GAGGCTGAACTAGAGCATGTTAAACCGTCAAAGTGTGTCAGAGATGTCGGGTTGGACCCAATAGAAGATGATCTGAAAAGTCTTCGCAGCTGGCCCTCGGAGTTCAAGATGCTACAGAAAGAGATTATTGAACTTTGGAATGTTTGCAACATTTCCCTCGTACACAGAACATATTTCTTCCTTCTTTTCCAAGGTGATGCTAAGGATGCTGTATATATGGAGGTAGAGATCAGAAGACTAACCTTCCTCAACGACATATATTCGCATGGAGAGAAAACGGTGGTCAATGGAAGGACTTTGTCCCTTGCACAAAG CATGAAAGACCTTCGACAAGAGAGACGGATGCTGCGCAAGCAAATGTCGAGGAAGCTAACGGAAGAAGAACGAGAAAGCCTGTACCTTAAATGGGGCATTCGGATCAATAGCAAACTTAGGAGGTTCCAGTTGGCTCAGCGTTTGTGGAACAAGACAAATGATATGAATCACATTGCAGATAGTGCTTACCTGGTAGCAAAATTAACTGGATTGATGAAGCCAGGACAAGCTCCTAAGGAGATGTTTGGTCTTGATTTTTCACCTAGACCATCTAGAACTTATAGCTTCACACGTAACTTGATATCTTCTATCTTGTAA
- the LOC132623130 gene encoding uncharacterized protein LOC132623130: MSRLFAVGKTKGLRQSLYRNQTTIRSGQVKKGDLIRFGVCSPRCRFYGQYVSITRGHVSSVSHRTRNSFYGSYSVTTSGKAVRNHSQIAWKKLSSKSFHEGQTFIRLSRFAQALSLALSRSYVILPGFLALSYGKNIALAQAPLDLEYGRPRTSFYRHAEDGHFLVTSLLHSILEGFILLLRAFYLGILFSPSIVMAPFADVFGPSSRKLWLQVIRITLERAGPAFIKWGQWAATRPDLFSRDLCTQLSKLHTKAPEHSFAYTKKTIEKAFGRKISEIFDEFEEEPLASGSIAQVHRASLLYQYRGRQIKPIKVAVKVRHPGVGESIRRDFEIINLVAKISKCIPKLKWLRLDESVQQFAVFMMSQVDLAREAAHLSRFIYNFRRWKDVSFPKPVYPLVHPAVLVETFEQGECVSYFVDELQGHERLKSALAHIGTHALLKMLLVDNFIHADMHPGNILVRVNQSKSSRKRIFKSKPHVVFLDVGMTAELSNNDRIILLEFFKAIARRDGRTVAECTLQLSKKQNCPNPEAFIKEVKESFDFWGTPQGDLVHPAECIEQLLEKVRQHRVNIDGNVCTVMVTTLVLEGWQRKLDPDYDVMHTLQTLLLKSDWAESLTYTIEGLMAP; the protein is encoded by the exons ATGTCAAG ATTATTTGCAGTTGGTAAAACTAAAGGACTTAGACAATCCTTGTACAGAAATCAGACCACTATCCGTTCGGGACAAGTGAAAAAAGGAGATCTTATTAGGTTTGGGGTATGTTCTCCTAGATGTAGATTTTATGGGCAGTATGTATCTATCACTAGGGGACATGTGTCATCCGTATCACATAGAACACGTAATTCTTTCTATGGGAGTTATTCAGTGACTACATCAGGAAAAGCTGTAAGAAATCACTCACAAATTGCTTGGAAGAAGTTATCAAGTAAATCTTTCCATGAGGGACAAACTTTTATTCGCTTAAGTCGATTTGCACAAGCACTTAGCTTGGCATTGAGCAGGTCTTATGTGATTCTCCCTGGTTTTCTTGCCTTATCATATGGAAAAAATATAGCACTGGCACAAGCACCACTAGACTTGGAGTATGGTCGCCCAAGAACTAGCTTCTACAGGCATGCTGAAGATGGACATTTTTTGGTTACCTCATTGTTGCATTCCATACTTGAAGGTTTTATTCTGCTGTTGAGAGCCTTTTATCTGGGGATACTCTTTTCTCCTAGCATTGTAATGGCCCCATTTGCAGATGTTTTTGGACCTTCTTCAAGGAAACTGTGGCTTCAGGTAATTCGTATCACACTCGAAAGAGCAGGTCCTGCATTTATCAAATGGGGCCAGTGGGCAGCTACACGGCCTGATCTTTTCTCTAGAGATTTGTGTACTCAGCTATCAAAGCTTCACACAAAAGCTCCTGAACATAGCTTTGCTTACACGAAAAAGACAATCGAAAAAGCATTTGGTCGAAAAATTTCTGAAATTTTTGATGAATTTGAGGAGGAACCTCTGGCATCTGGAAGTATTGCTCAAGTGCATAGGGCTTCCTTGTTGTATCAATACCGTGGTCGACAGATCAAACCAATAAAGGTGGCTGTGAAAGTTAGGCATCCTGGAGTGGGTGAATCAATAAGACGAGATTTTGAGATTATTAATTTAGTTGCTAAGATATCAAAGTGCATCCCTAAACTTAAGTGGTTAAGGTTGGATGAAAGCGTCCAGCAATTTGCTGTTTTTATGATGTCTCAAGTTGATCTTGCTAGGGAAGCTGCACATTTAAGCCGCTTCATCTATAATTTTCGGAGATGGAAGGATGTCTCTTTTCCAAAGCCTGTCTATCCCCTAGTGCATCCTGCAGTATTGGTGgagacttttgaacaaggggaaTGTGTTTCATATTTTGTTGATGAGCTTCAAGGCCATGAAAGACTTAAAAGTGCACTCGCTCATATTGGGACGCATGCTCTTTTGAAGATGCTTTTG GTGGATAACTTTATTCATGCTGACATGCATCCTGGAAATATCCTTGTTCGGGTAAACCAAAGCAAGTCATCTCGGAAACGCATCTTCAAATCAAAGCCTCATGTTGTTTTCCTTGATGTAGGCATGACTGCTGAACTTTCTAACAATGATCGGATAATATTATTGGAGTTCTTTAAGGCAATTGCTCGTCGAGATGGCCGGACTGTAGCAGAGTGCACTCTGCAATTGTCAAAGAAACAGAATTGTCCTAATCCAGAAGCCTTCATTAAG GAAGTGAAGGAGTCATTTGATTTTTGGGGGACTCCACAAGGTGATTTGGTCCACCCTGCTGAGTGCATTGAACAACTTCTCGAGAAAGTTAGGCAGCACAGAGTGAATATAGATGGCAATGTCTGCACTGTTATGGTGACAACTTTAGTCCTTGAG GGCTGGCAAAGGAAGCTTGATCCTGATTATGATGTTATGCACACACTGCAGACACTGCTGCTCAAATCTGATTGGGCCGAATCTCTTACTTACACCATTGAAGGACTCATGGCCCCATGA
- the LOC132623280 gene encoding glyoxylase I 4-like: MILEIEEVSSCPALPLLSLNHVSLLVRDVWNSVRFYEDVLGFCLVKRPSSFNFHGAWLYNYGVGIHLLENKAMEDYDAINEPRPINPKDNHISFQCTDVVLVKRRLEEMGMRYVTAVVEEEGTKVDQVFFHDPDGYMIEICNCDNLPILPLSSSCHLKPHNIGSYNKMIATNYVCGFMETEMLENLSMNMLNFSF; encoded by the exons ATGATATTGGAGATTGAGGAAGTGAGCAGCTGCCCGGCACTGCCTCTGCTTTCGCTAAACCATGTATCGTTATTGGTGAGAGATGTCTGGAATTCTGTGCGCTTCTATGAAGATGTCTTGGGCTTTTGTCTTGTCAAACGCCCTTCCTCTTTCAATTTCCATGGAGCCTG GTTGTACAACTATGGAGTGGGGATTCACTTGCTTGAGAACAAAGCGATGGAGGATTACGATGCCATCAATGAACCTCGACCCATTAATCCGAAGGATAACCACATTTCCTTCCAG TGTACTGATGTTGTGCTGGTGAAGAGGAGGTTGGAGGAAATGGGAATGAGATACGTAACTGCAGTTGTGGAGGAAGAAGGGACCAAAGTAGATCAGGTGTTTTTCCATGACCCTGATGGCTACATGATTGAAATATGTAACTGTGACAACcttccaattttgcccctctCTTCAAGCTGCCACCTCAAGCCCCACAATATTGGCAGCTATAACAAAATGATAGCCACCAATTATGTCTGCGGTTTCATGGAAACTGAAATGTTGGAGAACTTAagcatgaacatgctcaactttTCTTTCTAA